In Rosa chinensis cultivar Old Blush chromosome 1, RchiOBHm-V2, whole genome shotgun sequence, a genomic segment contains:
- the LOC112175397 gene encoding uncharacterized protein LOC112175397 — translation MERKDLDYILVPAGLLVMVGYHLWLLYRIKTQPNSTVIGINCINRSFWVRAMMEDTSKNGVLAVQTLRNNIMASTLLASTAIMLSSLIAVLMSSVTKDRSASVFVYGNTSEKGYSIKYFSILVCFLVAFLFNVQSIRYYSHASILINAPFKKMSPHLKHHNLTTEYVANTVNRGSYFWSLGLRAFYFSFPLFLWIFGPIPMFLSCFVLVVMLYFLDVTFQFGWVVGVDDEEHSIITKDEEQGV, via the exons ATGGAGAGAAAAGATCTTGATTACATTTTGGTCCCAGCAGGCCTCCTAGTCATGGTGGGATACCATCTCTGGCTCCTCTACCGAATCAAAACCCAACCCAACAGCACTGTCATCGGCATCAATTGCATCAATCGCAGTTTCTGGGTGCGCGCCATGATGGAG GACACGTCCAAAAATGGTGTTCTTGCGGTGCAGACGCTTCGAAACAACATAATGGCATCAACCCTTTTGGCCTCCACGGCGATCATGCTCAGCTCTCTCATTGCTGTGTTGATGAGTAGTGTAACCAAAGATAGAAGTGCATCGGTTTTCGTTTACGGGAACACAAGCGAGAAGGGATACTCCATCAAATACTTTTCCATTTTGGTCTGTTTCTTGGTGGCTTTCTTGTTCAATGTGCAGTCCATAAGGTACTACAGTCATGCAAGCATTCTGATCAACGCGCCGTTCAAGAAGATGTCTCCGCATCTGAAGCATCACAATTTGACAACAGAGTATGTGGCAAACACTGTGAACAGAGGCAGCTACTTCTGGTCTTTGGGTCTCCGAGCCTTCTACTTTTCGTTCCCTCTGTTCTTGTGGATCTTTGGTCCCATACCGATGTTCTTGTCCTGCTTTGTTTTGGTTGTCATGCTCTATTTCCTTGACGTCACTTTCCAATTTGGGTGGGTTGTTGGGGTTGACGATGAGGAACATAGCATCATCACCAAGGATGAAGAACAAGGGGTGTAA